One Aegilops tauschii subsp. strangulata cultivar AL8/78 chromosome 7, Aet v6.0, whole genome shotgun sequence genomic window carries:
- the LOC109784566 gene encoding protein transport protein sft2: MQAWFSGSGPSPSSSAASSQPPPSLLAEWNSYAAARSAEEDVGGGFGIDIEAAVRSANDRVTGTFGVVSKGVRGFPGSFQSSTSSVPSGKSLMYFGLFLASGIFLVFIAFTIFLPVMVIMPQKFAICFTMGCAFIIGSFFALKGPKNQLYHMISRERLPFTIGFVGSMFATIYVSMVLHSYILSVLFSCLQILALVYYAISYFPGGSAGMKFLSSTLVASVLRCFGR, from the exons ATGCAGGCGTGGTTCTCCGGCTCTGGGCCCTCGCCCTCCTCGTCGGCGGCGTCTTCGCAGCCGCCGCCGTCTCTGCTCGCGGAATGGAACTCCTACGCCGCCGCCCGCTCCGCGGAGGAGGATGTCGGCGGAGGATTCGGGATCGACATCGAGGCCGCCGTCCGCTCCGCCAACGACCGCGTCACCGGCACCTTCGGCGT GGTATCTAAAGGAGTTAGAGGGTTCCCTGGCAGCTTCCAGTCCTCAACAAGCAGTGTTCCATCTGGCAAATCTCTCATGTATTTCGGTCTTTTTCTTGCCAGTGGCATTTTCCTAGTTTTCATCGCGTTCACAATATTCCTGCCAGTCATGGTAATAATGCCTCAAAAGTTTGCAATCTGTTTCACGATGGGATGTGCCTTCATCATTGGATCTTTCTTTGCATTGAAAGGGCCCAAGAATCAGCTCTATCATATGATTTCCAGAGAG AGGTTACCTTTCACCATTGGATTTGTTGGCAGCATGTTTGCTACCATCTATGTGTCAATGGTGCTCCATAGCTACATACTTTCTGTTCTCTTCTCTTGTCTTCAG ATCCTTGCGCTAGTATACTATGCCATCTCATACTTCCCTGGTGGATCTGCTGGAATGAAGTTTCTGTCATCTACCCTTGTGGCCTCAGTGTTGAGATGCTTCGGGCGATGA
- the LOC109784565 gene encoding fructose-bisphosphate aldolase 5, cytosolic: MSAFVGKYADELIKTAKYIATPGKGILAADESTGTIGKRLASINVENVESNRQALREMLFTAPGALEYLSGVILFEETLYQTAADGTPFVDILKAGNVIPGIKVDKGTVDIAGTVGETTTQGLDSLGARCAKYYEAGARFAKWRAVLKIGPGAEPSELAVKQNAEGLARYALICQENGLVPIVEPEILTDGPHDIKACAAATERVLAAVYKSLNDHKVLLEGTLLKPNMVTPGSDSPKVGAEVIAEYTVAALRRTVPPAVPGVVFLSGGQSEEQATQNLDAMNKLVVLKPWTLTFSFGRALQQSTIKKWAGKKENVADAQATFLARCKGNSEATLGKYGGAAAGGDAAASESLHVAGYKY, translated from the exons ATGTCTGCCTTCGTCGGGAAATACGCAG ATGAGCTGATCAAGACGGCCAAGTACATCGCGACGCCGGGGAAGGGGATCCTGGCGGCGGACGAGTCGACGGGCACCATCGGGAAGCGGCTGGCCAGCATCAACGTGGAGAACGTGGAGTCCAACCGCCAGGCGCTGCGGGAGATGCTCTTCACGGCGCCCGGCGCGCTCGAGTACCTCTCCGGCGTCATCCTCTTCGAGGAGACGCTCTACCAGACGGCCGCCGACGGCACCCCGTTCGTCGACATCCTCAAGGCCGGCAACGTCATCCCGGGCATCAAGGTGGACAAGGGCACCGTGGACATCGCCGGCACCGTCGGCGAGACCACCACCCAGGGCCTCGACTCCCTGGGCGCGCGCTGCGCCAAGTACTACGAGGCCGGCGCGCGCTTCGCCAAGTGGCGCGCCGTGCTCAAGATCGGGCCCGGCGCCGAGCCGTCCGAGCTCGCCGTGAAGCAGAACGCCGAGGGGCTGGCGCGGTACGCGCTCATCTGCCAGGAGAACGGGCTGGTCCCCATCGTGGAGCCCGAGATCCTCACCGACGGGCCGCACGACATCAAGgcctgcgccgccgccaccgagcGCGTCCTCGCCGCCGTCTACAAGTCGCTCAACGACCACAAGGTCCTCCtcgagggcaccctcctcaagcccAACATGGTCACCCCCGGCTCCGACAGCCCCAAG GTTGGCGCGGAGGTGATAGCGGAGTACACGGTGGCGGCGCTGCGGCGCACGGTGCCGCCGGCGGTGCCCGGGGTGGTGTTCCTGTCGGGCGGGCAGAGCGAGGAGCAGGCGACGCAGAACCTGGACGCCATGAACAAGCTGGTGGTGCTCAAGCCCTGGACGCTCACCTTCTCCTTCGGCCGGGCGTTGCAGCAGAGCACCATCAAGAAGTGGGCCGGCAAGAAGGAGAACGTCGCCGACGCGCAGGCCACCTTCCTCGCCCGGTGCAAGGGCAACTCCGAGGCCACGCTCGGCAAGTacggcggcgccgccgccggcggggACGCCGCCGCGTCCGAGAGCTTACACGTCGCGGGGTACAAGTACTAA
- the LOC109784563 gene encoding E3 ubiquitin-protein ligase RGLG3, which yields MEKKAPKPSYNSAYGYGNSSTRSNSRYATAPLGLSPWYASSAGNNVQQPEAQATLQRKYSRIGDDYRTVAQVTEALAQAGLESSNLIVGIDFTKSNQWTGKNSYNRRCLHDIGRTPNPYEQAISIIGRTLSDFDEDNLIPCFGFGDASTHDKDVFSFYPENRPCTGFEEALERYRQIVPTLRLSGPTSFAPIIETAIGIVDSTGGQYHVLLIIADGQVTRNVDTQSGQLSPQEWDTINAIVKASHFPLSIVLVGVGDGPWDMMHKFDDNIPARSFDNFQFVNFTEIMSKSIAADRKEAEFALSALMEIPTQYKATLDLQLLGRRQGIPPRVPLPPPARTAYSRSASFDQQAGVYSRSSGFGQQTSGFQQSDSFKQRQHGATRRPDSYSSESSQPAVTRTPDTYASESTFSCAICMDKSKDLAFGCGHQTCYDCGEKLVRCPMCQKHITTRIRLY from the exons ATGGAGAAAAAGGCCCCCAAACCTTCATACAACTCTGCTTATGGTTACGGGAATTCATCAACAAGGTCTAACTCGAGATATGCAACTGCACCCCTGGGTTTGAGCCCGTGGTATGCCTCTTCTGCGGGCAACAATGTGCAGCAGCCAGAAGCACAAGCCACTCTGCAGAGGAAGTACTCCAGGATTGGTGACGACTACCGCACTGTGGCTCAA GTGACTGAAGCTTTGGCACAAGCCGGTCTTGAATCTTCAAACCTTATTGTAGGCATTGATTTTACGAAAAGTAACCAATGGACAG GAAAAAATTCCTATAATCGGCGTTGTCTGCATGATATTGGAAGAACTCCAAACCCATATGAGCAAGCCATATCTATTATTGGAAGGACGCTCTCGGATTTTGATGAAGACAATTTGATTCCCTGCTTTGGATTTGGTGATG CGTCAACTCATGACAAGGACGTATTCAGCTTTTATCCAGAGAACCGCCCTTGCACTGGATTTGAAGAGGCATTAGAAAGATACAGACAAATCGTTCCAACCCTTCGATTATCTG GACCAACATCTTTCGCTCCAATAATCGAGACGGCAATTGGGATCGTGGACAGCACTGGTGGCCAATATCATGTTCTTCTGATAATTGCTGATGGACAG GTTACTCGAAATGTGGATACACAGTCTGGGCAGTTAAGCCCACAGGAGTGGGACACCATTAACGCTATAGTGAAAGCTAG CCACTTTCCCTTGTCTATTGTTCTTGTTGGGGTCGGTGATGGACCATGGGATATGATGCATAAGTTTGATGACAACATACCTGCTCGGTCATTCGACAATTTCCAG TTTGTGAATTTTACGGAAATCATGTCAAAGAGCATAGCAGCTGATAGAAAAGAGGCTGAATTTGCGTTGTCAGCATTGATGGAAATCCCTACGCAGTACAAAGCAACACTTGATCTCCAACTCCTTGG CCGTCGCCAAGGAATACCTCCAAGAGTTCCTCTGCCTCCACCAGCAAGGACTGCTTATTCACGGTCTGCTAGCTTTGACCAACAGGCTGGTGTTTATTCACGGTCTAGTGGCTTTGGCCAACAAACAAGTGGGTTTCAGCAATCAGACAGTTTCAAACAGCGACAGCATGGAGCTACAAGGAGGCCCGACAGTTATTCATCGGAAAGTTCACAGCCTGCGGTTACAAGGACACCCGACACTTATGCATCAGAAAGCACATTT TCATGCGCCATATGTATGGATAAATCAAAGGATCTTGCATTTGGATGTGGACATCAG ACTTGCTATGACTGCGGGGAAAAATTGGTGCGCTGCCCTATGTGCCAGAAGCACATAACCACCAGGATCAGGCTGTACTGA